The Apium graveolens cultivar Ventura chromosome 6, ASM990537v1, whole genome shotgun sequence genome contains a region encoding:
- the LOC141665743 gene encoding uncharacterized protein LOC141665743, with protein MPSYVKFMKDILSRKRRLEEFVTVALTEECSAILQKKLPPKLKDPGSFTIPCTIGMQCFGKALYDLGASVNLMPLSIFTKLGVGEVKPTSVILQLADRSLAYPRGIVEDVIVKVDTFIFPADFIVLDIEEESEIPLLLGRPFLATGSVR; from the exons ATGCCAAGTTATGTCAAGTTCATGAAGGACATTCTGTCAAGGAAGAGAAGATTGGAAGAATTTGTAACTGTGGCTTTAACCGAGGAGTGTAGTGCAATTTTACAGAAAAAACTCCCTCCAAAACTTAAAGATCCGGGAAGTTTCACTATCCCGTGTACTATTGGAATGCAATGCTTTGGAAAAGCTTTATATGATTTGGGGGCTAGTGTGAATTTGATGCCACTTTCAATTTTTACAAAGTTGGGAGTTGGTGAAGTGAAGCCTACGTCGGTGATATTGCAATTGGCAGATAGGTCTTTGGCATATCCAAGAGGTATTGTTGAAGATGTTATTGTAAAAGTGGATACATTCATCTTTCCCGCTGATTTCATTGTGCTTGATATAGAAGAGGAATCAGAAATTCCTTTACTTCTTGGTAGACCATTTTTAGCAACGggaagtgttag gtaa